One region of Paenibacillus polymyxa M1 genomic DNA includes:
- a CDS encoding substrate-binding domain-containing protein, protein MVTTMKEVAERAGVSKSTVSQFLNKRYNYMSESTKKKIEQAIEELSYIPNEVARSLKQKKTFIVGVISSTILSRFTTEIVRAIEDECQLENVQVIVCNTDDDSLKEKKYVQSMIARQVDGLIIFPTEENKKLYVSLVKSGYPFVFVDRKIDEINVDTVLLNNEKASELAVEALIEHGHKNIGIITFPLGKKAITTRSERLSGYRNTLGKHDISVHENYIKSGRLDEMSDLIRQLFHMENPPTAIIATNDMILEQVLIYAKNNHLTIPNDFSLIGIDDVSFASFYNPPITTVSQPSFEMGKRSARLLLDKIDQKEQGHEQLSEIIRLNPVINHRESVQKLN, encoded by the coding sequence ATGGTAACCACGATGAAAGAAGTCGCAGAACGTGCAGGGGTGTCGAAGAGCACAGTTTCACAGTTTCTGAATAAAAGATACAACTATATGAGTGAAAGCACCAAGAAGAAGATTGAGCAAGCGATTGAGGAGCTCAGTTATATTCCCAATGAGGTGGCGCGCAGTCTCAAGCAAAAGAAGACCTTTATTGTGGGGGTTATTTCTTCAACTATTTTGTCGAGATTTACAACAGAAATCGTGCGCGCAATTGAAGATGAATGCCAACTGGAAAATGTCCAGGTCATTGTCTGCAATACTGATGATGATTCGCTCAAAGAGAAAAAGTACGTCCAGTCGATGATTGCTCGGCAAGTGGATGGACTTATTATTTTTCCGACAGAAGAGAACAAAAAATTATATGTTTCCCTTGTTAAAAGTGGCTATCCGTTCGTGTTTGTCGACCGAAAAATCGATGAAATCAACGTAGACACGGTGCTGTTAAATAATGAAAAAGCTAGTGAGCTTGCGGTTGAAGCACTGATTGAGCATGGTCACAAAAACATCGGCATCATCACGTTTCCCCTAGGCAAAAAAGCAATTACCACACGAAGTGAGCGGCTGTCCGGCTATAGAAATACGCTCGGCAAACATGACATATCCGTGCATGAAAACTATATCAAAAGCGGCAGGCTGGATGAAATGTCTGATCTTATTAGACAACTATTTCACATGGAGAACCCGCCCACCGCAATCATTGCTACGAATGACATGATTTTGGAGCAGGTGCTGATCTATGCCAAAAATAATCATCTGACCATACCTAATGATTTTTCCTTGATTGGGATAGATGATGTATCCTTTGCATCTTTTTATAATCCGCCGATCACTACCGTTTCCCAGCCGAGTTTTGAAATGGGGAAAAGAAGTGCGAGGCTACTGCTCGATAAAATTGATCAAAAAGAGCAGGGGCATGAGCAGCTGTCAGAAATCATCCGATTGAATCCGGTCATTAACCACAGAGAATCTGTCCAAAAGTTAAATTGA
- a CDS encoding response regulator has translation MSFSSKTIVIVDDEQRTRQGIHQTLEQWAAGKYRIMTSGNGLEALHMLQAEKVHLLITDVRLPEFSGLDLIRSLERDSHRPAIIVISGYAEFDYVQQALRLGAVNYLLKPIDKQELLNAVNEALQLEEERQRYKKLDKLADPVLLELDLQATTLSDPVRRAFTFMAEHLHEPITMAQTAAHSHLNASYFSVLFKEQSGLSFSEYLHRIRIQRAKELLLHTQLTIAQIGERSGYRTDKYFIKVFKATEGVSPSRYRQQMRKGPENID, from the coding sequence ATGAGTTTTTCATCCAAGACCATTGTTATTGTGGACGATGAACAAAGAACACGTCAGGGGATACATCAGACACTGGAGCAGTGGGCCGCCGGGAAATACCGGATTATGACATCGGGGAATGGCCTGGAGGCATTACATATGCTGCAAGCGGAGAAGGTGCATCTGCTGATTACAGATGTCCGGTTGCCGGAATTCAGCGGGCTGGATTTAATCCGTTCTCTGGAACGGGATTCACATCGCCCGGCGATCATTGTGATCTCGGGATATGCGGAGTTTGATTATGTCCAGCAGGCGCTTCGTCTCGGAGCCGTTAATTATTTGCTCAAGCCGATTGATAAGCAGGAGCTGCTGAATGCGGTAAATGAAGCACTTCAACTTGAAGAGGAACGGCAGCGGTATAAGAAGCTGGACAAGCTGGCTGACCCTGTTCTGCTAGAGCTTGACCTCCAAGCGACTACGCTTAGCGATCCGGTACGGCGAGCCTTCACCTTTATGGCAGAGCATCTTCACGAACCCATTACGATGGCGCAGACTGCAGCGCATTCACACCTGAATGCGAGCTATTTTAGTGTTTTATTTAAGGAGCAAAGTGGTTTGTCCTTCAGCGAATATCTGCACAGGATACGGATACAACGGGCTAAGGAGCTGCTGCTGCATACCCAGTTGACGATTGCCCAAATCGGTGAGCGCTCAGGCTACCGGACAGATAAATATTTTATTAAAGTATTCAAAGCGACCGAGGGGGTAAGTCCCAGCCGCTATAGACAGCAGATGCGTAAAGGACCAGAGAATATCGACTGA
- a CDS encoding cache domain-containing sensor histidine kinase has product MRSKFQPLNTLRNQIFIGFILVMLIMMSVAGAFIYLNVSHLLKDSAERHIGQTAVQASGRLDALIGQMDSLTEQVANHPSVQHILLEERNGGKVTFGQRQSLLQVMHSYQAYMPSVGSLELYTAEGKMLFPIREGSLEDRIGQADIREANEMKGRLVWIGIDPENPQSLLAIRQVSLVDRWFSRGGYLITRMERSYFGLNGTSATQEEANETMLLVDRRGQLLSGEPMSQINLLDVLHSKTQTVHIGEREYVKAVQQSERTGWSLLILIPVSVVTDGITVLRTTLIISASLGAVLFLFMSFMLSTLITRPIGHLIQAMRRSREGALALNPEPAAAVELQELNAEYNTMIVDINELIRVICEKEALQSQTELKALQAQINPHFLFNTLDAFNWSLQEKGEEELAGLMVSMSRLFRYVIEPAHHDSWVTLGEEIAQVHRYLELMEMRLGERLSWQIHMPPEAARIPLPKLLIQPILENAILHGVENRIGNGRVEIRITPSARLGWTRIEVVDNGPGMTQEELAAVRTALIEGSACQSKGTGMGLVNVQRRLALYYDSASYPTDGVLIYSAVQEGTVVAFEIPDEYGGR; this is encoded by the coding sequence ATGCGTTCAAAGTTTCAACCATTAAACACGTTGCGTAATCAGATCTTTATCGGCTTTATATTGGTAATGCTCATTATGATGAGTGTGGCGGGAGCGTTTATTTATCTTAATGTCTCTCACCTGTTGAAAGACAGTGCCGAACGGCATATTGGTCAAACCGCAGTACAAGCAAGCGGCAGACTGGATGCATTAATCGGCCAGATGGACAGCCTGACGGAACAAGTGGCGAATCATCCATCTGTTCAGCATATTTTGCTGGAGGAGCGTAATGGGGGCAAGGTGACTTTCGGACAGCGTCAATCGCTACTGCAAGTGATGCATAGCTATCAGGCTTATATGCCGAGCGTTGGCTCGCTGGAGCTGTATACCGCTGAAGGGAAGATGTTGTTTCCGATTAGAGAAGGCAGTCTGGAGGATCGTATCGGACAGGCGGACATTCGGGAAGCCAATGAGATGAAAGGCAGGCTGGTCTGGATCGGCATAGATCCTGAAAATCCCCAGTCGCTGCTGGCGATTCGGCAGGTGAGCCTGGTGGATCGCTGGTTTTCACGCGGAGGATATCTGATTACCCGCATGGAACGAAGTTATTTTGGGCTAAATGGTACGTCAGCGACCCAAGAAGAAGCAAATGAAACTATGCTGCTTGTAGATCGTCGAGGGCAGCTGCTGTCGGGTGAGCCTATGAGTCAGATTAATTTGTTAGATGTATTGCACAGCAAGACACAGACGGTTCATATTGGAGAGCGCGAGTATGTGAAGGCAGTTCAGCAATCGGAACGGACCGGCTGGTCGCTGCTGATCCTGATTCCAGTTAGCGTCGTCACAGACGGAATTACGGTTTTACGGACGACACTTATTATTTCGGCGTCTCTAGGTGCCGTGTTATTCCTGTTCATGTCCTTTATGCTGTCAACGTTGATTACCAGACCGATAGGTCACTTGATTCAGGCGATGCGCCGTTCACGGGAAGGAGCGTTGGCCTTGAATCCTGAACCTGCAGCAGCGGTTGAATTACAGGAATTAAATGCAGAGTACAACACGATGATTGTCGATATCAATGAATTGATCCGTGTCATTTGCGAGAAGGAGGCTTTACAAAGCCAGACCGAGCTTAAAGCACTGCAAGCGCAGATCAACCCGCATTTTCTTTTTAATACGCTAGATGCATTCAATTGGTCGCTGCAAGAAAAAGGAGAGGAGGAGCTTGCCGGGCTGATGGTGTCCATGTCGCGGCTGTTTCGTTATGTGATCGAACCGGCTCACCATGACTCTTGGGTGACACTTGGGGAAGAAATAGCACAAGTCCATCGTTATCTGGAATTGATGGAGATGCGTCTGGGCGAACGTCTGAGCTGGCAAATTCATATGCCACCAGAGGCAGCAAGAATTCCGCTTCCTAAGCTGCTGATCCAGCCCATTCTAGAAAATGCAATCTTACACGGTGTCGAAAATCGTATCGGCAATGGCCGTGTTGAAATTCGAATCACTCCTTCGGCGAGGTTGGGTTGGACTAGGATCGAGGTTGTAGATAACGGACCTGGAATGACACAGGAGGAACTTGCAGCTGTGCGTACAGCGTTGATCGAGGGATCTGCCTGTCAGAGCAAGGGAACTGGTATGGGACTGGTTAATGTGCAGCGCAGGCTTGCTCTCTATTATGACAGTGCATCTTATCCAACGGACGGCGTGCTGATCTACAGTGCTGTGCAGGAAGGAACGGTGGTCGCTTTTGAAATTCCTGATGAATACGGGGGGCGGTAG
- a CDS encoding carbohydrate ABC transporter permease, translated as MKTQAAANYPLGVATRGKMLTRVGYAALYILLIILAVTQLLPLVWLMLFSLKNNQEVFNLPPFALPSQPHWENYMNVWTSGNIGRYFFNSVWITVISVALTVLLASFVTFAITRMRWKGSQLVLGLFMVGLMIPVHSTLIPLFSMFLKLHLTDTSVSIILSYVAFNLPTTMMILLGFYYALPREVEEAAVMDGCSVNRMFFRIVLPMTTPVMATTSIINMIYNWNEFIFVNTFISSDENKTLTVGVQNFIGQYTTDWGAIGATLMISILPILLVFLIMSDRIVEGIAAGSVKG; from the coding sequence ATGAAAACCCAGGCAGCCGCCAACTATCCGCTTGGAGTCGCTACTCGCGGCAAAATGTTAACTCGGGTCGGTTATGCCGCTTTGTATATACTTTTGATCATCTTAGCGGTGACGCAGCTTTTACCGCTAGTGTGGCTGATGCTTTTTTCGCTTAAAAATAATCAGGAAGTGTTTAACCTTCCACCGTTTGCACTCCCGTCCCAGCCGCATTGGGAAAACTATATGAATGTGTGGACCAGCGGCAATATCGGACGGTATTTCTTCAATAGTGTGTGGATTACGGTCATATCTGTGGCGCTGACCGTGCTGCTTGCCAGCTTTGTTACGTTTGCCATTACACGTATGCGGTGGAAAGGGAGTCAGCTGGTCCTCGGGCTCTTTATGGTCGGACTCATGATTCCGGTCCATTCCACTTTGATCCCGTTGTTCAGTATGTTTCTCAAACTGCATCTAACAGATACTTCGGTATCCATCATCCTGTCGTATGTCGCTTTTAATCTGCCAACAACGATGATGATCTTGCTGGGCTTCTATTACGCTCTGCCCCGTGAAGTGGAAGAAGCGGCCGTTATGGACGGCTGCTCCGTCAACCGGATGTTCTTCCGGATTGTGCTGCCCATGACCACCCCCGTCATGGCAACGACGTCTATTATTAATATGATCTACAACTGGAACGAGTTTATTTTCGTCAATACGTTCATTAGCTCTGACGAAAATAAAACACTGACCGTAGGCGTTCAGAACTTTATCGGACAATATACGACCGACTGGGGAGCAATCGGAGCCACGTTGATGATCAGCATTTTGCCCATTTTGCTCGTGTTCCTCATCATGAGTGACCGGATTGTGGAAGGGATCGCAGCCGGGTCAGTTAAAGGGTAA
- a CDS encoding PTS ascorbate transporter subunit IIC codes for MEMFMSIIREPSIIIAIVTLLGLIFQRKKVSEIITGTTLSFMGFTMIKVGGGILGGVLTNFSQIFSFAFNLKGVVPSNEAIMALTIDQIGADAALILLFSMILNIVLARLTKFKYIYLSLHLILFMSFAATAVMKGLGLSSLTTIIVGSLVIGSYMAVFPYLLRNASKNIIKSDEYTIAHASMTSYILGTYLGKVLGNREHDTENVKINDRISFLRDPNVATTLTMLVLLLVSGLVAGSEYVSKLSNGKEYLVFILEQSATFAAGLYIAKAGVKLFTTEIVPAFKGFSQVFAPGAVPGVDVLVLFDKSPNSALVGFLVSFFTGVACVFVFPLIGLPVIVPGIMACFLAGGAAAIFGNSSGGFRGAVISSCLNGFLLCLLPALTLPLFSFLGADGVTFADPDFTTLSGLLWLIFRWF; via the coding sequence ATGGAAATGTTTATGAGCATTATCAGGGAGCCATCCATCATAATTGCGATTGTGACATTACTCGGTCTCATATTCCAGAGGAAGAAAGTATCCGAGATCATAACGGGAACTACCCTTTCTTTCATGGGCTTTACCATGATTAAGGTCGGAGGCGGAATTTTAGGAGGCGTGCTCACCAACTTCAGCCAAATATTTTCTTTTGCGTTCAACCTTAAAGGTGTCGTACCAAGCAATGAAGCTATCATGGCCCTGACCATTGATCAGATCGGGGCGGATGCTGCGCTCATTCTACTTTTTTCCATGATCCTTAACATCGTGCTTGCGCGCCTGACCAAGTTCAAGTACATTTATTTGTCTCTCCACTTGATTTTGTTCATGAGCTTTGCCGCTACAGCCGTTATGAAAGGTCTGGGTCTCAGTTCGCTAACTACAATCATCGTTGGTTCCTTGGTCATTGGGAGCTATATGGCAGTGTTTCCTTACCTGCTCCGAAATGCCAGCAAAAATATTATCAAATCGGATGAATATACAATTGCTCATGCTTCCATGACTTCTTACATTCTCGGTACCTATTTAGGAAAAGTTTTAGGCAATCGTGAACATGACACCGAAAATGTAAAAATAAATGACCGCATCAGTTTTTTGCGTGATCCCAATGTGGCAACAACCTTGACGATGCTGGTGCTTTTGTTGGTATCTGGACTGGTTGCTGGTTCTGAATATGTCAGCAAATTATCTAACGGCAAAGAATACCTCGTCTTTATCCTCGAACAATCAGCCACTTTTGCTGCTGGCTTGTATATCGCAAAAGCAGGTGTTAAGCTGTTCACGACTGAAATTGTACCCGCTTTCAAGGGGTTCTCCCAAGTGTTCGCACCTGGAGCAGTTCCTGGGGTGGATGTTCTGGTACTGTTCGACAAATCACCCAATTCCGCGTTGGTAGGCTTCTTGGTCAGCTTTTTCACAGGTGTGGCCTGCGTTTTTGTTTTCCCGCTTATTGGATTGCCTGTTATTGTACCGGGGATCATGGCCTGTTTTCTCGCTGGCGGTGCAGCCGCGATATTTGGCAATTCCAGCGGTGGTTTTAGAGGGGCAGTCATTTCCAGTTGTCTTAATGGATTCTTGCTATGTCTGCTGCCGGCTCTCACCTTGCCGCTCTTTTCTTTTTTGGGTGCCGACGGAGTGACATTCGCCGATCCCGACTTTACAACCCTTTCCGGATTACTTTGGCTTATTTTCCGCTGGTTTTAA
- a CDS encoding carbohydrate ABC transporter permease, whose translation MEKVMSNKLVIALYVLPSLLLLFAVIYVPIVLTGYYGLNQWNGIGPMTFVGLDNYQHLFTDAAFWQSAWHSLLLALFSGISLIGYLVVAMILSGKIKGANLLRKIYLIPMLLSSVAIAQLWLKMYHPTNGVLNSLLASVGVHNPPEWLANPSLVLLALFIPIIWQYAGFYILIYYAGLKNIPETLMEAARIDGASAWQIATRIKLPLLREVINVTIILSIVGSLKYFDLIYVMTDGGPNGASEVMASYMYHQAFRSFDFGYGSATAFALLLICLVATWVIRKVTATSDTIQYS comes from the coding sequence GTGGAAAAGGTCATGTCCAATAAGCTCGTCATTGCTCTCTATGTGTTGCCTTCCCTGCTGCTGTTATTTGCCGTGATTTATGTGCCCATCGTACTGACCGGCTATTACGGCCTGAATCAGTGGAATGGAATCGGCCCTATGACTTTCGTAGGGCTGGATAACTATCAACATTTGTTCACAGACGCGGCATTCTGGCAAAGTGCTTGGCATTCGCTGCTGCTGGCCTTGTTTTCAGGCATCAGTCTGATCGGTTATCTGGTCGTTGCGATGATTCTGTCAGGAAAAATCAAGGGAGCGAATCTGCTGCGGAAAATTTATCTGATTCCCATGCTGCTGTCTTCTGTAGCGATCGCTCAATTGTGGCTCAAAATGTATCACCCGACCAACGGAGTGCTGAATTCTTTGCTGGCATCGGTCGGAGTTCACAATCCGCCCGAGTGGTTGGCTAATCCGTCTCTGGTGCTGCTTGCCTTATTCATTCCGATTATTTGGCAATATGCAGGCTTTTATATCCTGATCTATTATGCCGGGCTGAAAAACATTCCCGAAACGCTGATGGAGGCTGCACGGATCGACGGAGCCAGTGCCTGGCAGATTGCGACTCGTATCAAATTGCCTCTACTGCGCGAGGTAATTAACGTGACGATCATATTGTCCATTGTCGGCTCGCTCAAATATTTTGACCTGATCTACGTCATGACGGACGGTGGGCCGAACGGGGCCAGTGAAGTGATGGCTTCGTACATGTACCACCAGGCGTTCCGCAGCTTCGATTTCGGATATGGCAGCGCTACAGCCTTTGCCCTGCTGCTCATCTGTCTGGTTGCTACGTGGGTGATTCGCAAGGTGACCGCTACTAGTGACACCATCCAGTATTCATAG
- a CDS encoding cupin domain-containing protein encodes MFFNDQDIQMDTVDSNTTRKVLAHSDQLMYIKVMFAKAQTGEILLHKHVHEQVTYVLKGSFKFMIDNGQTKEVQTVKEGDSIHFPSDTLHGCIPLEDDGILLDAFTPARADFL; translated from the coding sequence ATGTTTTTTAATGACCAAGATATTCAAATGGATACAGTAGACAGTAATACGACCCGGAAAGTGCTGGCGCACAGTGACCAGCTTATGTATATCAAAGTGATGTTTGCTAAAGCCCAAACTGGGGAAATCCTGTTGCATAAGCATGTCCATGAACAAGTCACTTATGTTTTGAAAGGAAGCTTTAAGTTCATGATCGATAATGGGCAAACCAAGGAAGTGCAGACTGTTAAAGAAGGAGACAGCATCCATTTTCCATCCGACACTCTTCATGGCTGTATCCCGCTGGAGGATGACGGAATTTTGCTAGATGCATTTACACCAGCACGTGCCGATTTTCTATAA
- a CDS encoding extracellular solute-binding protein, which yields MSNEYSVRKRSHRKWVAGLTLLLSFMLVLSGCGVGKDGQGGSSGAGGKVTLKMMHLWPEGSSAQQSKLVTQIIDQYQKDHPNVVIQQEVLENEQYKNKLKVLSASNELPDIGITWAAGFMEPYVKGGLFTPMDDLLQGSKLKDKFVPGTTDAYALDGKTYALPIELNITPIYYNKAIFQKYNLKVPATFDEFKQVVKTLVDHGVAPIALGNKDRWTGSLWYMYLADRIAGSETLKKAIDGSGSFDDPGLIQAASEIQTLVDMNAFNKGFNGLSNDEGKSEFMNDKAAMYLMATWELPNFTTNPEIPQAFKDQVGFFKFPMVAGGKGNENSWVGGPGVGLFVSENSKVKEEAKAFVEYFVEKWGEQSVTQAGVIPATKVDTSKEKLPKLYVDLLNGLNQASNITLFADVQMKPNAAQVHLNMIQALFGKAVTPQQFADQHKAAIEKGN from the coding sequence ATGTCCAACGAGTATTCAGTTCGTAAGCGCTCACATCGAAAATGGGTTGCTGGGTTGACCCTGCTGCTGTCATTCATGCTAGTGCTGTCCGGTTGTGGTGTTGGTAAGGATGGGCAAGGCGGTTCCAGTGGAGCTGGGGGCAAGGTTACGCTCAAAATGATGCACTTATGGCCAGAGGGAAGCTCGGCACAGCAAAGCAAGCTTGTAACTCAGATTATAGATCAATACCAAAAGGATCATCCGAATGTCGTCATTCAGCAGGAAGTGCTGGAAAATGAACAATACAAAAACAAACTCAAAGTGCTGTCAGCTTCCAACGAATTGCCAGATATCGGCATCACTTGGGCAGCGGGCTTCATGGAGCCTTACGTTAAAGGTGGATTATTTACGCCGATGGATGACCTGCTGCAAGGTTCCAAGCTGAAGGACAAATTCGTACCGGGAACGACCGATGCCTATGCGCTGGATGGTAAAACGTATGCGCTTCCGATCGAATTGAACATAACACCCATTTATTACAACAAAGCCATATTCCAAAAATATAACTTGAAGGTACCTGCGACATTTGATGAATTTAAGCAGGTGGTGAAAACACTTGTAGATCATGGAGTTGCACCGATTGCATTGGGCAATAAAGACCGCTGGACGGGTTCGCTTTGGTACATGTATCTGGCAGACCGTATAGCAGGTAGCGAAACGCTGAAAAAAGCAATTGACGGCTCAGGATCATTCGATGACCCTGGTTTAATTCAGGCGGCCTCCGAAATTCAGACGCTGGTGGATATGAACGCCTTTAACAAAGGATTTAACGGCTTGTCCAATGATGAAGGAAAATCCGAGTTTATGAACGACAAAGCGGCGATGTATTTGATGGCTACTTGGGAGTTGCCGAATTTTACGACTAATCCCGAAATCCCGCAAGCGTTTAAAGATCAAGTCGGCTTCTTTAAATTCCCGATGGTTGCAGGCGGCAAGGGCAACGAGAACAGTTGGGTAGGAGGTCCGGGAGTAGGTTTGTTCGTTTCGGAAAATTCCAAAGTAAAAGAAGAAGCCAAAGCGTTCGTGGAATACTTCGTAGAAAAATGGGGAGAGCAATCGGTCACACAGGCGGGCGTTATTCCGGCGACGAAGGTGGACACCTCTAAAGAAAAATTGCCCAAGCTGTATGTCGATCTGCTGAATGGGCTGAACCAAGCCAGCAACATTACATTGTTCGCTGATGTACAAATGAAGCCGAATGCAGCGCAGGTACATTTGAATATGATTCAGGCGTTGTTTGGTAAAGCGGTGACACCGCAACAATTTGCCGACCAGCATAAGGCTGCCATCGAGAAAGGAAATTGA
- a CDS encoding HEAT repeat domain-containing protein gives MENNETQQEFAEVYEQLKVAANRTSDWKARLAAVNDLGAWKNQQTIDLLTHRMNNDMVYAVQEAAYHKLQEWGENVQPPVRKEGELVKGLTKILVRIKKSLPADHTYNDFREKLHKMRVDIYDVYEGDKGAEFDQWLEQKWASLSTR, from the coding sequence TTGGAAAACAACGAAACTCAGCAGGAATTTGCAGAAGTATATGAGCAGCTTAAGGTGGCTGCCAACCGAACCTCCGATTGGAAAGCGCGTCTAGCAGCGGTGAATGATCTGGGTGCATGGAAGAACCAGCAGACGATTGACTTGCTGACGCACCGAATGAATAATGATATGGTATATGCCGTTCAGGAAGCTGCTTACCACAAGCTACAGGAATGGGGCGAAAACGTACAGCCACCTGTGCGCAAAGAGGGTGAGCTTGTTAAGGGGCTGACGAAGATACTGGTGCGCATTAAAAAAAGCCTGCCAGCCGACCATACCTATAACGATTTTCGCGAGAAGCTGCACAAGATGAGAGTCGATATTTATGACGTATATGAAGGCGACAAGGGTGCTGAATTTGATCAGTGGCTGGAGCAAAAATGGGCTTCGTTATCCACAAGATAA